Below is a window of Agathobacter rectalis ATCC 33656 DNA.
AGCCGGGCAGTAAAAGCAGCTTCTTTTCATGCACCGAATTGAGATAATTTGTAACCGCAAAAATACATACAGCTATACACACAAGCCAGAACAAGCCATACAATACCCCGGTATTAATCGGATATCCAAACAGATTGATATTGACATAATCAGAAAAAAGTCTGCCTGTCCTGACTCCATACATGATATTTATGTACTTAAGGAAGGCTAGGAAGCTGGTTCCTGATATCGTTGTGTAGCAGATAGCCTCAATAACCACTGTCACTGCAGAAACAACGAACACAAATATAATATTGTCAAGCGCTGCGCATATCAGCATAAAAAACATGCCAAGCAATATAAAGCTTATTATTTTCACAGGAAAATAGCATGCCAGAAATTGTCCTATACTAAGCTTAAACGGACTGCCATAGTACAGATAAACACTTTGAAGCGGACTTTTCAGATTTATCGGATTGTAAAAGCACATGCTTATGACTGCATTGATGCCATACAACAGTAATGTGATAAGAATGACCGCCATAATCATCACAAATGACTTTGACGCCATAAGCTGCCTTCTGCCCCTTGCAGTTGTTCTAAGCAATGCAAGCTGGTTCTCGCTTTTTTCATAAAACACAAGATTGAGCGCAATGATAAAAAGCATAATCACAGCCACATAGTCGGTAAGCTCATTGTCTGTAATATTCAAAAGTCCCGATGCATCAATAACCTCAGGCACTGTACCTTTAAGCTTACTGTAGACTCTGCTCGTTTTAGCAGCATTTTTCTCTGCGAAGCCTCCATTGCCGGAAAACTTATTCATAATCGAAATCTCGTCAGCCTTTTCATTTACAGAGTCGAGATACTCATCATAAGACAGACATGCTCCTACTTCCTTGTATACCCTGCTGCACAGACTAATCCTGCCGTAAGTTTCTGCCGTCATCTGCCTTTGTTCAATTTCCGGCAAAACCTCCTCACGGCTGTAATTGCTTATTTCGCCATACAGCGCGCTGTAGTCCTTATCTGTATACCCATCATCATTTACGGTATTCATGGTATACAGTCCAAGAACAGGATTAAGAACAAGCAAAAACAAAAGAATAAGCACTGTTCTTTTAGTCAATAGTTTACATATTTCGTTTTTTACTATATCCATTTTCAGTCCCCATTAAGATACAAATACAAGTCCTCAAGATTTGGCCGCACAGCCTCCTTCTGCCATCTGCCATCATACGAATCGGCAATAATGCGGGCTATGACACCGTCTGCATCCCTTGAAATATTGCTCACCTTATATCCGGTGTTCACCTCATCTATCTCATTATCCGATAAAAAAATATTCCATACCTTTCCATCCAGCTCATTAAGCAGCTTTGACGGAGAACCACTCCTTATTATTTTACCGTTGCTTAACATAACTATCTCTTTAGCGATAAACTCTACATCCGTAACCACATGAGTCGCAATAATAACGATCTTGTCCTTTGCAACCTCTGATATCAGATTACGGATTCTGATTCTCTCCTTTGGGTCAAGCCCCGCCGTCGGCTCATCCAGTATAAGGATGCCGGGATTGCCTATAAGTGCCTGTGCTATCAGTGCTCTCTGCTTCATTCCACCCGAAAAAGCTCCAAGCTTCTTTCCAAGGACATCATCAAGCTTTACCATGCGCACATAGTGCTCTATATCTTTACCGGCTTCACTCTTTTTTAACCCTTTCAGGGATGCCATAAAGTAAAGAAAACGCCTAAGACTAAGCTCCGGATATATATTCTGCTGCTGCGGCATATATCCGAGAAGCTTCCTGTATTCACTTCCAAGCTCGTCTATGCCCCTTCCGTCAAGCAGCACACGGCCTTTTGATGGAGTCAGATTGTCAGAAATGAGATTCATCATAGTTGATTTACCGGCTCCATTAGGTCCCAAAAGCCCATATATGCCGGGTGTAAATGAAAAAGACACATCATCCAGCGCAGTTTTATCCTTATAAACTTTTGTAAGCCCCTCCAATTCAAGTGTCATTGTTTATATTCCTCCCACTGGTTTCTTACACTGTCAAGATAGCTGTCCATTCCATCTGCTGTAAGCTTTTGTACGGCACCGTCTAAAGTATCATCTACAGTGGCACCATGCAGTCCTGTCATGAAATCATCTAAATCTGTTGAAATACTGCCCATATTCTTAGTATCCGGTTCGAAGCCGATAAACGGAGACAATGTGGCATTGTCATAAAAGTCAAAAAACTCCTTCTTACGATTGTCCACATATTTCTCGTTCTTTGTCGGATAAACATTCACGAAAAGATTAAGACTAAGCTTCGTCAGATAGTCATCATCCAGACTGCCTCCATCACAAGCTTCTGCAATGCCATCTTTAAGCTTATAATCCTTATCTTTTTCACCGTACAAAAGGATATTGCCGTACTTTTCATCTCCATATAACAGACTAAGGAAATCCATCACAGCAGAAGCATCCTTTGCTTTCTTTGCTACACCGATGGAGCTGTTTATCCTTGATGAAAGGTAAGTCTTTACTTCCTTTACCGTGATATTGTCCTTTTTGAAATTTTCATCCACGCTACCGACACATAAAGCAGCCGCAAAATTGCCTGCCTTGATATTTTTTAATATCTGAGCATCATTCAGCCCCGGATTGTTGAGATATGTTATCTCATTTGTCAAATCATCAGACATATAGCCGTCTTTCTTCATCCGGTCAAGCACCCTCAGATACCCGGTAAATTTCTGTGACTCTAAAGGATTTCCAACAGACATAGTATCATAGTCGAAGCAGAGCCCGTTTCTTATCTCACAGCCAAGCATATCATCAAATCTATATCCGTTTATGAGATACTCGAACCTCGGAGTATCACTTTTATCCCATTTAACCCCCTGAAGTATCTGATATATTCCGTCTATGCTGCCATCCCATGCACTTATCGCATCGTCAGAAACGTAATCCCTGTTGAAGGCTGCATAAACTACTCCCTCACCACTTGCAAGTGCTGACGGAATCGAATAAATATGCTTATCGCATTTAACCATCTCCCAAAGATTCTTTGGAAAAGCCTCATAAAGTGTTTTTCCTTTATCGCCTGATAAGATATCATCAAGATTCAGGACCAGATCCGAGCGTACCAGATCATACACCGGATTATTTCCGGCAGCATCACCGAAACCCAGGAATGCTATATCTGTTTTACCGTTTTCCAAGGCTCCCTCAACAGCCTGTCCGTAATTGTCATAGGACAAGGTTTTGATTTCGAGCTCATAATCATGTCCGTCCGCAGCAAGTGCATCGTTGAACTTCTTTAGATTATTCTTATCAATCTTACAAATATCAGGTATAGCAAACGTTATAACCTGCGCATCTGAATTTCTTTTGTTCTCTGATTCTTCTTTATCAGCTTTATCCGACTTTTTTGTTTTATCAGCCGACTCTGTCCGGCCTTCGCTGACAGCTCCGGCATTATCCGTTTTTCTGTTAAGGCAGACTGCCGCCACTGCTATAACAACAATGACTGCTACTGCAACCGCTATCAAAATACCCTTTTTCTTACTATTCTTCATCATCAAAACACCTCAATTCCTTTGGTTCAAATACTCCCTTGTTCAATTCATCAAGACTTATTACCCCAAGGCACAACTTTCCGTTATCATTTGTATATGTGACATATACCGACTGACCGCATATGCTTGCAATGCTAAATGCCTTTTCAGTAGACAGCTTCATCAGTTCTTCACTCTTATCATCCTTCAAGCGATAATATGTCACTTCATCACTTTTTTCTTCAGAAAGGGCATAATATAAAAAGTCTCCGCTCTTTTTTAATGGTCCATATTGTGTTTTTCCATCCGCATCTATCGGAAGCTGTCTTGTCTGTCTGCTTTCGGTGTCAAACACAAAATATCCATCCTTTGACGAATAATAACCATCGCCATCTAACAGCCTAAGATCGTTAATATGGTCTATTTCCGTCAGACATGTTGTCTTTTCATCTGCTATATCATATTGATATATTCCATTAAGCATATTATCATAAGCAAAAGACTCCGCATCATCTGACGCTCCCTCCTCTATCATCAGCTCTGTAACATCATCTCCAAACCGCACAGTCGAATAGTACACTACTTCGTCTTCATAATATATGTCCGTAATATTTGCCTGTTCGCTTGTTATCTTATCACTCATATACACCTTGTAATTATCGAGATCTATAACAAAAATACCGGCTTCAGGCTTATCATCATTTACAATCTGTCCTTCATCATTAAGCTCTATTCTGTTACTGTAAGCTCCTATAACATAATTATCCCTGTACAAAACAGCCGTAACATTCTGAACATTCTCTAATTTGGCTGCTTTTTTACGATTCTCACCGTTTGAGTCCATAACATACAGATATTGAACTGTCATATCTTCATCCGACATATTTCCTACATAATAAAGATGGTCATTGTAAAGCACCGTTCCGGCTCCTTCTAAACCATAAAAAGCTGCAGGACATGAGGGCTTCTCATTGGAGCCCGAGAATCCTTCATGTGTGCAGTTGGGCTTATCGCAATAGACCATGTCCTTGCCTGATGCCGTATCGATGAGATGCAGTATTCCGGAATCATCAAGATACAGTACATTGTCTTCTGAATAATTACATCGTACATCTCCAGAGCCATATGTGTACATTGTATTGGATGTACTGCGGTTTCTATTCTTTATTATAAAAACCGCAGTCACAATACAGATGATAAGTATGAAGATGATTGATGCGATTAATATGCGTTTTTTCTTCATAGTGCCCCTCCCTTTTTGATAATATTATACATAAAACAAATTACTCCGAATGCAAAAGGCGAAATTAGTACTTTTCAAGGTGAATTTATTAAATTTTCATCAATATTTTCACGGTGAACCGTTCATCTGAACACTCAAAATCCAGTGTGCTTATATATTTATCAAGCACTTTCTTTACATTCTTTAATCCATAACCATGTTCTCTTACAGATTGTTTTGTCGTAATCGGCAATCCCCCTTTAAATATCACTTTTTGTAAACACCTGTTACTAATCTCAACAACAAGTGAATCCATTAAATAATTAATTTCCAAATCTATGCTTGGATTTTTTACATCTTTTTGTGCCTCTATCGCATTCTCCAAAAGGTTTCCAAAAATAATATTCATATCATATGCCGATAATTTTAAATCACTCGGAACCACAACTTTTACATTCAACTGAATTTTCTTATCCACCGCACGCTGAAGCATATAATTTAAAACTGTATCAAGCGCCGTATTACCCGAATCAACCAGCCGCCTTGATTCTACAAGATTATTCTCCATAGCTGACACATAATTTTTTATCTGTTCTATTTCGCCTGTTGAAGCAAGCACCGAAATCTCTGCAAAATGACGTTTCATATCATGTCGAAATGATCTTAATGCCTCCATGTTTTCATTCTGAAGCATAATCTCTCTTTCATAAGAACTAACCTGATCTCTAAGTACCTGATTTTCCAAAGCCTTCTGAGAAGACTTAACAAGATCATCCATCAGATATGAAATAATAATATTCACAAGCAGAAATGCTCCGCAGACTAACGAAAGAGAAAATGATGACACGGTTTTATCCATAAATATTACTATTGATGTTATAATACATACTAATAACGACGCAATAATAAACAACCAATAACGATTATTCAGCTCTATGCCTAAATCATTTCCAAAAAATCTTTCTGTAATCAACTGTGCAGCATGCAATAATAAAAGAGCAAATATACTTACAAAAGCTGAATATCCATCATATCCAAAGGGCTTTATCAAAAATGCACTTACTACTAAATCTATGAGACAGCTTACTGCCAAAATATAAAAAACAAATATACATTTTCTTTTTATCGTACCATTATATGATAAAGCAATTGCTGACAGCCCTAAGAAAATACTAAGGAAATTAAATATCGGTTTATAAAAAAACAAGTTTACAAATATCGCTATAAAAACACTAAATAAATATGCAAATACCTTTCGCACTCTGTTTCCATCATTATCAAAAAAAGTATGAGTAAATCTTTCTGCAATAACAGTCTGAGCTACCTTTGTAAACAAAATAACCATTGCTTTTTCAAAAGTCATATCACTTCCTTACTCCTTCCATAGTTAAAAATTGCTTGCTTAAATGAAGCCCTTTTAGACTGTGCTATACTTATTTCCATACCATTTTTCAGTAAAACAGCATCACTTTTCCATGATTTAATACATTTTATATTGACTATATATGACTTGCTTATGCAGACAAACTGAAACGGAAGATTTGATACAATATCACTAAGTTTTCCATAATAAGATACACTTTCACCATCGGTTTTGCATATAGTAATAGTTTTATTTCTACTGGAAAACAACATAATTTCACCATATGGAATAGAATATCCTGTCTTATTATATGTATATCTGAATTCTTTTTTCTGCACATCTTCAAGTTGTAATATTTTAGTCATGGTATCATACAAAACATTATCATCTATCGGTTTTATAAGAAAATCATATGGATGAATTTGAAAAAGCTCCATAGCATAGCTTGTTTTATGAGAAATAAACACAATATTCATCCTGTCATTATGAAGCGTTTCCCTTATATATTTTCCTGCATAAACCCCATTATCACCCGGTAACTCAATATCCAGAAAAAGTATCTGCGGATTGAATTCTTTTATGTCTCTGCATAATGACATAGAATCATACCATACTTCAACCTCGCATTTTTCAGCTCTGTTATTAAAATATTCAATAATTATTTTTTCGAGTACAGCGCACTGATTAATCTCGTCATCACATATTGCCACTTTATAAATCATTGATAGCTTTTCTTTCTATTATTTTTTCTTGTATTTTTCCTATTATCAATAATACAGCAGTAGTTACTTCTGCCATTACAATTATCTTATACCATTTTTTTAAATAAATAAAGAATATAAATATTAAACCTTCAATATAGCAAACAAGCCTTGCACGCCGTCCATATACTTTTTTCTCCATGTTATCCAAATAATGATTCTTATTACAAACTGGTGAGAGTATAGATATAATTATTATAGAACTAATTAATAGAATCACATTTACTCCAACATTCAATTCAACGTATTTTAAATAGAAAATCATTAATACTAAAATGATATATGAGAAAATAGAGCATTTCCATATCTTTTGCATATGATAGCCACCTGCATTCTGACGTAATGGTAAAAGGCAAGCTATATACAGAATGGTTTGACTTATTTCATGTAATAACATTCCTGTAATTATAACCAATATACAGGTAATCAAAATCACCTTTAGTCTCTTAAGACCAAAATATACTATTTCTTTTTCTTCATTATTATCGCTAATTATATTGGCTATTTGTTCTATCATTTAACCTGTTCCTTATATATACTAATGAAATAGATAGTAATAATTCAATAAACTGCATTTTTTTCAGTAAAATAATTATATATAAACTATATGTGTATATATTTTTTTACAAAAAATCCGCAATACCATAATTTAGTATAGCGGATTCATTTCTAAAAAACAATTATTTTAATCTAAAGCGATAGCCTCATTCTCCTGACGTCTTAAAATATCAAACTCATCAGGTGTCTCTGACAGCTTTACATAGAATACCTGCTGTGGATGTGGGCAGGATTCCATCTCATTGCCGTCCTCATCAACGAGCGCAAGCACTGTTGCAAGCACATTGTCACCGTTTGGCTTCATGATTTCTATCTGCTCGCCAACTGAGAACTTGTTTCTCTGCTCCATGCGGTAGAGACCTTTTTCATTTGGTGCACCTACGATACCGAGATAAGTGTAGCCCTTCTCGTAAGTATTGTTATCGTATATCTGAGTCTCCTCCGAAGGCTTTCCGTAGAAAAAGCCTGTGGTAAACTGTCTGTAGGTACAGCTCTTTATCTGCTCTAAGTACCATGGCATATTTGCCTCGTATTTTTCAGGTGACTCAAGATAATCATCTATCGCCTTGCGGTAGGTTCTTGCTACTGTTGCCACATAGAGAGCGGTCTTCATACGTCCCTCTATCTTGTAGCTGTCTATTCCTGCATCAATCAGATCCGGAATATGCTCTATCATGCACAGATCCTTTGAGTTGAAGATATATGTGCCACGCTCATTCTCGTATACCGGCAGATACTCACCCGGGCGCTTTTCCTCCACAACAGAGTACTTCCAGCGGCACGGATGTGTGCACGCGCCTTTATTCGCATCACGGCCTGTGAAATAGTTGGAAAGCAGGCATCGGCCGGAATATGAGATACACATTGCTCCGTGCACGAAGGTCTCTATCTCCATCCTGTCATCTATATGCCCTCTTATCTCCTTTATCTCCTTAAGCGAAAGCTCTCTGGCTGTCACCACGCGGCTGGCTCCGAGATTCCACCAGAACTGATATGTGCCGTAGTTCGTGTTGTTGGCCTGTGTGCTGACATGTCTTTCTATCTCCGGGCAGACCTCCTTTGCAATCATGAAAACTGCCGGGTCTGCAATGATCAGTGCATCAGGTCTGTCCGGCTTCATATTGTGAAGCTCTGTAAAATATTCACGCACTCCGTCAAGGTCATAGTTGTGAGCCAAAATATTGGCAGTAACATACACTCTCACACCGTGAGCATGCGCAAAGGCCACGCCCTCTGCCATCTCCTCCATTGAGAAATTCTTAGCCTTGGCCCTGAGTCCAAATGCCTCTCCACCGATGTAAACTGCATCAGCTCCATATATAACTGCTATCTTAAGTACCTCCAGGCTGCTCGCCGGACAAAGTAATTCTATTTTTCTCATTTTTTCTCCCATACAGTTTTGTATTCATCAAATCTTTGTTGACACCGTAATTCCATCACCTATAGGCATCACTGCCGTCACCAGCTCATCGGAGTGTGTAAGCTCGTAGAGATACTCCCTCATACGCTTGTAGATGGTACGGTTTCTGCGCTCAACGATATAGTGCGATTCTATAATATCGCCATCCTGCAGCACATTGTCGGACACCAGCACCCCGCCTGTCTTTAAAAGACGAAGCACCTGCGGCATAAAGTTGATATACTGTCCCTTTGCCGCGTCCATAAATATCATGTCAAACTGTCCTTCAAGCTGTGGAAGTATTTCTGTTGCATCGCCCTCTAAGAGTGTAATCTGCTCCTGCTTCCCGGCTCTTTCAAAGTTGGCCTTTGCGATAGGTATTCTTTTTTCGTAATTTTCAATCGTCACTATCTGACAACCCTTCGGTGCATACTCTGCCATCAAAACGGCAGAAAAACCAACCGCTGTTCCCACCTCGAGAATACGCATTGGTTTTTGCATTGCAAGAAGCAGCTTTAAAAAGCTCTGCATCTCTTTTCTGATAATCGGAACGAAGTCTCTTAAGGCTTCCTTCTCTATCTCATCTAATACAGGCGTGTTGCCTCTGTCCAAGGAATTGATATATGTGACAAGTCTCTCATCAACTATCATTCTTGTATTTCCTAATCTAATTATTGACACAAATGCGCTTAACGGATAATTACTGTGTATCCGAAGGCTCCGTAGTCTGTGTCTGTTCTTCATCGCTCTTGTCGGAGGACATGATTACCATCATATCCTTTGCCGTCATTGAAGTGTTGAGTGTGTATATCCCTGGCTTTATATGTCCTGAGTAAGCAGACAGCTTAAGCTGGAGATAAAATAAATTGTGATCCCTTACAAGGCCCTTGTCCTCTAAAAGCTGTCCAAGCTCCTCTGCGGAGATGCCCTTTTCCACCTGAACGAGTACATCCTGACCATCGCCATTTGTCATGGCAGGCTCAGTAAAAACTCTGTAGCCAAAATCATAGCAGATGCTGCAGATTTTTATGCCCGCAAACAGCACTAAAAGAGCAATCATTATTGAAAAAGCAACCCTTATAAAACCAAATAAAGCCTTGTTAAAATCCATAAGCTGTTCCTACACTTCCATAATTATAGGTATAATCATCGGTCTTCTCTTTGTTTCCTTCCAAACAAAGTCTCCCAATGCATCCTTTACCTCTGTCTTTATCTTGCCCCAGTCTGTCACATTGTTGTCTGTCAGACGCTCCATTGTGTCATCCAGCACGCATTTCGCCTCATCCATCAGGCTCTCAGAATTGCGCACATATACAAATCCTCTCGATACTATATCAGGACCTGCAAGCAGCTGTCCTGAGCCTGCCTCAAGTGTCATCACAACGATGATGATTCCGTCCTCAGCCAGACGCTGTCTGTCACGGAGCACGATATTTCCTACATCTCCTACACCGAGTCCATCGACCATGACATTGCCCACATGCACTCTGCCTGTCACCTTGGCACCGTCCTCATTGATTTCAAGCACATCTCCTGATGAAAGGATCTTGATGTGGTCTGTATCATATCCGAGCTGCTCGGCTATTTTTGCCTGTGCCACAAGATGCTTGTACTCTCCATGAACAGGGATTGCGTACTTTGGATTGACAAGAGAATAAATAAGCTTTATATCCTCCTGACACGCATGGCCGGAAACATGGACATCCTGGAATATAACATCTGCACCCTTCATCATGAGCTCATTGATGATACCTGTAACCGACTTCTCATTTCCCGGTATAGGGTTTGAGCTGAATACAATGGTATCGTTTGGCTTTATGGATACCTTTCTGTGGGTACCGTTTGCCATACGTGAAAGAGCTGCCATTGACTCTCCCTGGCTTCCTGTCGTGATGATGACAGTCTGCTCATCAGGATAGCTTCTAAGCTGTTCTACATCTATAAGAATATTGTCAGGCAGCGACAGATAGCCAAGCTCTGAGGCTATGGAAATGATATTTACCATGCTTCGTCCCTCGATGGCTACCTTTCTGCCGTACTTCTCCGCACAGTTGATAATCTGCTGCACACGGTCTACATTTGATGCAAATGTAGCAATGATAATTCTGTTTTTCCTGTGATCCTCAAAGATGCCGTCCAATACCTTTCCGACAGACTTCTCAGACTGTGTGAAGCCCGGTCTTTCTGCATTGGTACTGTCGCACATAAGCGCGAGCACGCCCTTCTTTCCAATCTCACCAAACCTTGCAAGGTCGATTGCATCTCCAAATACAGGTGTATAGTCCACCTTGAAATCGCCTGTATGAACAACTATACCTGCCGGTGAATAGATAGCAAGCGCTGCCGCATCCTGGATACTGTGGTTAGTCTTTATAAACTCAACCCTGAAGCAGCCAAGGTTGATATGCTGTCCGTATTTTACGACTTTTCTCTTGACAGTCTTGAGCATGCCATGCTCTTCAAGCTTTCTGTCAATAATTCCGATGGTAAGCTTTGTAGCGTATATCGGTACATTTATCTCCTTAAGCACATAAGGAATAGCACCGATATGATCCTCATGTCCATGAGTGATAAAGAATCCCTTGACCTTATCGATGTTCTCCTTAAGATATGTGATATCAGGGATAACCAAATCTATTCCCAGCATATCGTCCTCAGGGAATGATAATCCGCAATCTACTACAATAATACTGTCCTCATACTCAAAGGCAGTAATATTCATTCCAATCTGCTCTAATCCTCCAAGTGGAATAATCTTAAGCTTACCTGTATTCTGTTTTTCTGTTTTCTTCAAAATATTACCTCCAAATTTATTTCACGTACAACTGCAATCCTAATATTCAAGTGCAGTGTCATCATCCGTAAGCTCAGAAAATACCTTAGCAATAGCCGAAAACTCAACATCGTCTTCAACCATCTGATAAAGCACCTCTTCATCCTTTGTGCTTACTTCTTTTAAAATATATGCTTCACAGTCTCCGCTTTCTTCTCCTTCGGAAACTAAAAGATATCGTGTTCCATTAAGTGTTGTCTCTTCTTCAACCGCAAACTCGACAACATCATTGGTCTGCGGATCAGTAAATTTAATTTTCTGCATAAAAACTAAGACCGACTATTTGACAGATAATCCAAATATCCCTGCAAAATAAAAATCGCTGCTATCTCATCAACAAACTCCTTGCGATTCTCCCTGCGTATGCCGGTTTCCATCATAGAACGGTCGGCTGCGACTGTCGTAAGACGCTCATCCCAGTATATGACCTCAAGACCTGTGCGCCTTGCAAGCATATCCCCGAACTCCTTCGTCTTCTCGCAGCGTTCTCCTTCCGTGTTATTCATGTTTTTAGGATAGCCGAGCACAATCCTGTCCACCTTGTACTCCGCAATAATCTCCTCAATACGTGCCAAAGTCTGTCTGAGCTTGGATGGCGACTTCCTGCGCACTATCTCAACGCCCTGTGCTGTGATTAAGAGCTCGTCGCTCACCGCTACTCCGACTGTCTTTGAACCAAAATCAAGACCTAATATCCTCATATTAATCCCATGCGCTGTTCTCAATGTATGTCTTGAGAACCTCCTCCACAAGCTCGTCTCTCTCAACCTTCATGATGAGACTTCTCGCGTTATTGTGGCTT
It encodes the following:
- the ruvX gene encoding Holliday junction resolvase RuvX, giving the protein MRILGLDFGSKTVGVAVSDELLITAQGVEIVRRKSPSKLRQTLARIEEIIAEYKVDRIVLGYPKNMNNTEGERCEKTKEFGDMLARRTGLEVIYWDERLTTVAADRSMMETGIRRENRKEFVDEIAAIFILQGYLDYLSNSRS
- a CDS encoding ribonuclease J — translated: MKKTEKQNTGKLKIIPLGGLEQIGMNITAFEYEDSIIVVDCGLSFPEDDMLGIDLVIPDITYLKENIDKVKGFFITHGHEDHIGAIPYVLKEINVPIYATKLTIGIIDRKLEEHGMLKTVKRKVVKYGQHINLGCFRVEFIKTNHSIQDAAALAIYSPAGIVVHTGDFKVDYTPVFGDAIDLARFGEIGKKGVLALMCDSTNAERPGFTQSEKSVGKVLDGIFEDHRKNRIIIATFASNVDRVQQIINCAEKYGRKVAIEGRSMVNIISIASELGYLSLPDNILIDVEQLRSYPDEQTVIITTGSQGESMAALSRMANGTHRKVSIKPNDTIVFSSNPIPGNEKSVTGIINELMMKGADVIFQDVHVSGHACQEDIKLIYSLVNPKYAIPVHGEYKHLVAQAKIAEQLGYDTDHIKILSSGDVLEINEDGAKVTGRVHVGNVMVDGLGVGDVGNIVLRDRQRLAEDGIIIVVMTLEAGSGQLLAGPDIVSRGFVYVRNSESLMDEAKCVLDDTMERLTDNNVTDWGKIKTEVKDALGDFVWKETKRRPMIIPIIMEV
- a CDS encoding DUF1292 domain-containing protein, whose product is MQKIKFTDPQTNDVVEFAVEEETTLNGTRYLLVSEGEESGDCEAYILKEVSTKDEEVLYQMVEDDVEFSAIAKVFSELTDDDTALEY
- a CDS encoding endolytic transglycosylase MltG, whose product is MDFNKALFGFIRVAFSIMIALLVLFAGIKICSICYDFGYRVFTEPAMTNGDGQDVLVQVEKGISAEELGQLLEDKGLVRDHNLFYLQLKLSAYSGHIKPGIYTLNTSMTAKDMMVIMSSDKSDEEQTQTTEPSDTQ